In Stigmatopora nigra isolate UIUO_SnigA chromosome 11, RoL_Snig_1.1, whole genome shotgun sequence, the following proteins share a genomic window:
- the med4 gene encoding mediator of RNA polymerase II transcription subunit 4: MPVTEVAGAIMAATITVKSTKERLLSVLDDLEVLSRELIEMLALSRSQKLPQAGEDTQILELLVQRDREFQDLMEVAQQQGKVHQEMQQLEKEVEKRDSDIQQLQKQLKEAEHILATAVYQAKEKLKSIERARKGCISSEELIKYAHRISASNAVCAPLNWVPGDPRRPYPTDLEMRSGVLGHMANLPTNGVNGHLPGDALAAGRLPDVLTPHYPWQSSEISVGMLPPHHSNDFGLEPPGHNKENEDDVEAMSTDSSSSSSDSD, encoded by the exons ATGCCGGTTACGGAAGTTGCAGGCGCAATCATGGCGGCCACCATAACAGTAAAGTCAACAAAAGAGCGTCTATTAAGTGTTTTGGACGATTTGGAAGTTTTATCCCG GGAGCTGATCGAGATGTTGGCTCTGTCTAGGAGTCAGAAACTACCTCAGGCTGGCGAAGATACCCAG ATCCTGGAGCTGCTGGTGCAGCGTGACCGTGAGTTCCAGGACCTGATGGAAGTTGCCCAGCAGCAGGGAAAGGTACAccaggaaatgcaacagctgGAGAAGGAGGTGGAGAAACGAGACAGCGATATACAGCAGCTACAGAAGCAGCTCAAGGAGGCCGAACACATCCTT GCAACAGCCGTTTACCAGGCTAAGGAGAAGCTAAAGTCCATTGAACGAGCCAGGAAAG GTTGTATATCCTCCGAGGAACTCATCAAGTACGCACACAGGATCAGCGCCAGCAACGCTGTATGTGCGCCACTTAACTGGGTCCCAG GCGATCCCAGGCGGCCATACCCGACGGACCTTGAGATGCGCAGTGGCGTGTTAGGTCACATGGCGAACCTGCCAACCAACGGCGTCAACGGGCACCTGCCTGGCGACGCCCTCGCCGCTGGAAGGTTGCCAG ACGTGCTGACGCCACATTACCCTTGGCAGTCGTCAGAGATCTCTGTCGGCATGTTGCCCCCACATCACTCCAACGACTTTGGCTTGGAGCCTCCCGGGCACAACAAGGAGAACGAAGACGACGTGGAGGCCATGTCTACCGATTCCTCCAGTAGCAGTAGCGACTCGGACTGA
- the LOC144204238 gene encoding integral membrane protein 2B-like isoform X2, translating into MVKVSFNTALSQKDLKKDTETLIPDQDKDAEAALGPVVLHSRPWRWCMCLGLALMLSAMVVGGAYLYRYYFFEEDGVFVCGVNYREEDLSLEDLEEVEAELANPLRQLEERIQVLEREQVALINVPVPEFEDSDPADIVHDFQRRLTAYLDLSLNKCYVMPLNTSVVMPPRDFLELLVNIKAGTYLPQSYLVHEEMMVTERLEHVDQLGYFIHKLCRGKDTFKLQRRDRILGMQKREALDCRKIRHFESKVVVETTICHL; encoded by the exons ATGGTAAAGGTGTCTTTCAACACTGCATTGTCGCAGAAAGATTTGAAGAAGGACACGGAAACACTTATTCCCGACCAGGACAAA GATGCTGAAGCAGCCCTGGGTCCAGTTGTTCTACATTCCCGACCATGGCGCTGGTGCATGTGTCTGGGTTTGGCCCTCATGCTGTCGGCAATGGTAGTGGGCGGAGCCTACCTGTACCGCTACTACTTCTTTGAG GAGGACGGAGTATTTGTGTGTGGCGTCAATTACCGTGAGGAGGACCTCAGCTTGGAAGACTTGGAGGAG GTGGAGGCTGAGCTGGCAAACCCTCTACGACAGCTGGAGGAGAGAATCCAAGTTCTTGAGCGAGAGCAGGTAGCGCTCATCAACGTGCCCGTGCCCGAGTTTGAGGACAGTGACCCGGCCGACATCGTCCATGACTTCCAGAGG AGGCTGACGGCCTACCTGGACCTGAGTCTTAATAAATGCTACGTCATGCCGCTCAACACGTCAGTCGTCATGCCTCCCCGGGACTTCCTGGAGCTGCTTGTCAACATTAAG GCCGGCACCTACCTGCCTCAGTCGTACCTGGTGCACGAGGAGATGATGGTGACCGAGCGCTTGGAGCACGTGGACCAGTTGGGTTACTTTATCCATAAATTGTGCCGTGGCAAGGATACCTTCAAGCTGCAGCGACGCGACAGGATCCTGG GCATGCAGAAGCGCGAAGCCCTGGACTGCCGTAAGATTCGGCACTTTGAGAGCAAGGTTGTGGTGGAAACCACCATCTGCCACCTTTAA
- the LOC144204238 gene encoding integral membrane protein 2B-like isoform X1 — MVKVSFNTALSQKDLKKDTETLIPDQDKDAEAALGPVVLHSRPWRWCMCLGLALMLSAMVVGGAYLYRYYFFEEDGVFVCGVNYREEDLSLEDLEEQVEAELANPLRQLEERIQVLEREQVALINVPVPEFEDSDPADIVHDFQRRLTAYLDLSLNKCYVMPLNTSVVMPPRDFLELLVNIKAGTYLPQSYLVHEEMMVTERLEHVDQLGYFIHKLCRGKDTFKLQRRDRILGMQKREALDCRKIRHFESKVVVETTICHL; from the exons ATGGTAAAGGTGTCTTTCAACACTGCATTGTCGCAGAAAGATTTGAAGAAGGACACGGAAACACTTATTCCCGACCAGGACAAA GATGCTGAAGCAGCCCTGGGTCCAGTTGTTCTACATTCCCGACCATGGCGCTGGTGCATGTGTCTGGGTTTGGCCCTCATGCTGTCGGCAATGGTAGTGGGCGGAGCCTACCTGTACCGCTACTACTTCTTTGAG GAGGACGGAGTATTTGTGTGTGGCGTCAATTACCGTGAGGAGGACCTCAGCTTGGAAGACTTGGAGGAG CAGGTGGAGGCTGAGCTGGCAAACCCTCTACGACAGCTGGAGGAGAGAATCCAAGTTCTTGAGCGAGAGCAGGTAGCGCTCATCAACGTGCCCGTGCCCGAGTTTGAGGACAGTGACCCGGCCGACATCGTCCATGACTTCCAGAGG AGGCTGACGGCCTACCTGGACCTGAGTCTTAATAAATGCTACGTCATGCCGCTCAACACGTCAGTCGTCATGCCTCCCCGGGACTTCCTGGAGCTGCTTGTCAACATTAAG GCCGGCACCTACCTGCCTCAGTCGTACCTGGTGCACGAGGAGATGATGGTGACCGAGCGCTTGGAGCACGTGGACCAGTTGGGTTACTTTATCCATAAATTGTGCCGTGGCAAGGATACCTTCAAGCTGCAGCGACGCGACAGGATCCTGG GCATGCAGAAGCGCGAAGCCCTGGACTGCCGTAAGATTCGGCACTTTGAGAGCAAGGTTGTGGTGGAAACCACCATCTGCCACCTTTAA